A single window of Microbacterium oryzae DNA harbors:
- the pgsA gene encoding CDP-diacylglycerol--glycerol-3-phosphate 3-phosphatidyltransferase, whose product MAIPRQLPNILTVVRIPLAVVFFIVLLLGGRLGEHDLALRWIAAVLFIVAISTDWVDGYLARRYDLVSDFGKLWDPIADKLLTGAAFVGLAILDEMPWWMVVIILVREWGITIHRFVVARQHVVAAAWMGKVKTAFQGVALGWALLPIWLVIGEGAFSLVTQILMWVVVVLTVASGIDYVVAQARGAKGEAHE is encoded by the coding sequence ATGGCCATCCCACGGCAGCTGCCGAACATCCTCACCGTCGTGCGCATCCCGCTCGCGGTGGTGTTCTTCATCGTGCTGCTCCTGGGCGGCCGGCTGGGCGAGCACGACCTCGCGCTGCGGTGGATCGCGGCCGTGCTCTTCATCGTGGCGATCTCGACCGACTGGGTCGACGGGTATCTCGCCCGGCGCTACGACCTCGTGAGCGACTTCGGCAAGCTCTGGGACCCCATCGCCGACAAGCTCCTCACCGGCGCCGCGTTCGTCGGCCTCGCGATCCTCGACGAGATGCCGTGGTGGATGGTCGTGATCATCCTGGTGAGGGAGTGGGGGATCACGATCCATCGGTTCGTCGTCGCGCGACAGCACGTCGTCGCCGCGGCCTGGATGGGCAAGGTGAAGACCGCCTTCCAGGGCGTGGCGCTGGGCTGGGCCCTGCTGCCGATCTGGCTGGTCATCGGGGAGGGCGCCTTCTCGCTCGTCACGCAGATCCTGATGTGGGTGGTCGTGGTCCTCACGGTCGCCAGCGGAATCGATTACGTCGTCGCGCAGGCGCGGGGTGCGAAGGGCGAGGCCCATGAGTGA